The following are encoded together in the Humulus lupulus chromosome 5, drHumLupu1.1, whole genome shotgun sequence genome:
- the LOC133834704 gene encoding uncharacterized protein LOC133834704: protein MSGGVGPTYNDVNLPREQENKSSRAQASFNGKRHSTPKKIMFLSFRHLSALAVALVLSASGMVSPQDWLFVLFSIVYSYFLFKFAFPKLLSSPEPPVFSQTKNFLIYLYTGAVIGLLLPIAYILDGIFEGDREGIKAAAPHLFLLCSQVFMEGVVFSAWFSIPIQVFVPIFYNSRRIFSIIDWLRNEFSKVNEGYGGSTRRLYIGRGLAIASMAFWCFNLFCFLLPVYLPRAFKRYYSAYKVKD, encoded by the coding sequence ATGTCAGGTGGGGTTGGTCCAACTTACAACGATGTAAACCTACCAAGAGAACAAGAGAACAAGAGCTCAAGAGCTCAAGCCAGCTTCAATGGGAAACGACACTCAACTCCTAAAAAGATCATGTTTCTCTCTTTCCGGCATCTTAGTGCCCTCGCTGTGGCTCTTGTACTCTCAGCCAGTGGCATGGTTAGCCCCCAAGACTGGCTTTTCGTCCTCTTCTCCATTGTTTACTCGTACTTCCTATTCAAGTTTGCTTTTCCTAAGCTCCTGTCTTCACCGGAGCCACCAGTTTTCAGTCAAACCAAGAATTTTCTCATCTATCTTTACACTGGAGCAGTAATTGGCCTGCTTCTCCCTATAGCATACATTTTGGATGGAATTTTTGAGGGAGACAGGGAAGGAATAAAAGCAGCTGCACCCCATCTTTTCCTCCTCTGCAGCCAAGTTTTCATGGAAGGAGTTGTCTTTTCGGCATGGTTTTCGATTCCGATTCAGGTTTTCGTGCCCATTTTTTACAATTCTAGGAGGATTTTTAGCATCATAGATTGGCTGAGAAATGAATTTTCCAAAGTGAATGAAGGATATGGTGGCTCTACTCGGAGACTTTACATCGGAAGAGGCCTTGCTATTGCTAGCATggccttttggtgcttcaatctTTTCTGTTTCTTATTGCCTGTATATCTTCCTAGAGCTTTCAAAAGATATTACTCCGCTTACAAGGTTAAAGATTAA
- the LOC133834702 gene encoding SKP1-like protein 20 isoform X2 codes for MKSYIWLQTADGSIQQVEEEVAMFCPMICREVINTGMGSSKNYAISLPQRVNPAILGLILDYCRFHQVPGRSNKERKTYDEKFIRMDTKKLCELTSAADSLQLKPLVDLTSRALARIIEGKTPEEIRETFHLPDDLTEEEKLEPLRNITDDPRIRLLNRLYARKRKELKEREKLKNIEVEEERVDERSVEDLLTFINGGDGESKGARSNKGKKKNRRRKDQIKNSSNDINGNHNKESDDLSFHNGSVNNMASPSKTSKLQDSTTVSYSSKLDFDDVDIDDDLDPAMKEELDREVEDFARRLNSDWPERMQEILSLGQERRLVPVSNGNGSRRYNSLDQR; via the exons ATGAAGTCTTACATCTGGCTTCAGACTGCCGACGGTTCAATTCAACAAGTAGAAGAGGAGGTTGCTATGTTTTGTCCTATGATATGTCGAGAAGTAATTAATACAGGGATGGGATCTTCCAAAAATTATGCAATATCACTTCCACAACGGGTTAACCCTGCTATCTTGGGATTAATACTTGATTATTGCCGGTTTCATCAAGTACCAGGTCGTTCTAATAAG GAACGCAAAACTTATGATGAGAAATTTATTCGAATGGATACGAAGAAATTGTGTGAGTTGACATCAGCTGCTGACAGTCTCCAATTGAAGCCATTAGTTGATCTCACAAGCAGAGCACTTGCACGAATTATTGAAGGAAAAACACCGGAGGAGATACGAGAGACCTTTCATTTACCTGATGACCTAACAGAg GAGGAGAAGTTGGAGCCTCTGCGAAACATAACTGATGATCCCCGTATTCGCCTTCTAAATCGATTGTATGCAAGGAAGAGGAAAGAAttaaaagaaagagagaaattgAAG AATATTGAGGTTGAAGAGGAGCGTGTGGACGAGCGCTCAGTTGAAGATCTATTGACATTCATAAATGGTGGAGATGGAG AGTCAAAAGGGGCTAGAAGCAATAAGGGCAAGAAGAAAAATCGGAGAAGAAAGGATCAAATAAAGAATTCTTCAAATGATATAAATGGAAACCATAATAAG GAATCGGATGATCTTTCTTTTCACAATGGCAGTGTTAATAATATGGCATCTCCAAGTAAAACATCCAAGTTGCAAGATTCTACAACTGTTTCTTATTCCTCAAAGCTTGATTTTGATGATGTTGATATTGATGATGATTTAGATCCAGCCATGAAGGAGGAGCTTGACAG AGAAGTCGAGGACTTTGCACGTAGGTTGAATTCAGATTGGCCAGAAAGAATGCAGGAAATATTATCCTTAGGCCAAGAAAGAAGGCTTGTACCAGTGTCAAATGGCAATGGTTCCCGGAGATATAACA GTTTGGATCAGAGATAG
- the LOC133834702 gene encoding SKP1-like protein 21 isoform X1, whose translation MSEGVMAVVKPEMKSYIWLQTADGSIQQVEEEVAMFCPMICREVINTGMGSSKNYAISLPQRVNPAILGLILDYCRFHQVPGRSNKERKTYDEKFIRMDTKKLCELTSAADSLQLKPLVDLTSRALARIIEGKTPEEIRETFHLPDDLTEEEKLEPLRNITDDPRIRLLNRLYARKRKELKEREKLKNIEVEEERVDERSVEDLLTFINGGDGESKGARSNKGKKKNRRRKDQIKNSSNDINGNHNKESDDLSFHNGSVNNMASPSKTSKLQDSTTVSYSSKLDFDDVDIDDDLDPAMKEELDREVEDFARRLNSDWPERMQEILSLGQERRLVPVSNGNGSRRYNSLDQR comes from the exons ATGTCAGAAGGTGTTATGGCGGTAGTAAAACCTGAG ATGAAGTCTTACATCTGGCTTCAGACTGCCGACGGTTCAATTCAACAAGTAGAAGAGGAGGTTGCTATGTTTTGTCCTATGATATGTCGAGAAGTAATTAATACAGGGATGGGATCTTCCAAAAATTATGCAATATCACTTCCACAACGGGTTAACCCTGCTATCTTGGGATTAATACTTGATTATTGCCGGTTTCATCAAGTACCAGGTCGTTCTAATAAG GAACGCAAAACTTATGATGAGAAATTTATTCGAATGGATACGAAGAAATTGTGTGAGTTGACATCAGCTGCTGACAGTCTCCAATTGAAGCCATTAGTTGATCTCACAAGCAGAGCACTTGCACGAATTATTGAAGGAAAAACACCGGAGGAGATACGAGAGACCTTTCATTTACCTGATGACCTAACAGAg GAGGAGAAGTTGGAGCCTCTGCGAAACATAACTGATGATCCCCGTATTCGCCTTCTAAATCGATTGTATGCAAGGAAGAGGAAAGAAttaaaagaaagagagaaattgAAG AATATTGAGGTTGAAGAGGAGCGTGTGGACGAGCGCTCAGTTGAAGATCTATTGACATTCATAAATGGTGGAGATGGAG AGTCAAAAGGGGCTAGAAGCAATAAGGGCAAGAAGAAAAATCGGAGAAGAAAGGATCAAATAAAGAATTCTTCAAATGATATAAATGGAAACCATAATAAG GAATCGGATGATCTTTCTTTTCACAATGGCAGTGTTAATAATATGGCATCTCCAAGTAAAACATCCAAGTTGCAAGATTCTACAACTGTTTCTTATTCCTCAAAGCTTGATTTTGATGATGTTGATATTGATGATGATTTAGATCCAGCCATGAAGGAGGAGCTTGACAG AGAAGTCGAGGACTTTGCACGTAGGTTGAATTCAGATTGGCCAGAAAGAATGCAGGAAATATTATCCTTAGGCCAAGAAAGAAGGCTTGTACCAGTGTCAAATGGCAATGGTTCCCGGAGATATAACA GTTTGGATCAGAGATAG